From a single Bacteroidales bacterium genomic region:
- a CDS encoding YdcF family protein encodes MRNFRAFLIRLHDKLSKCRLKKIFRYLILCLVVLFVFANIIIYISSGKYIHSKIDKVPQSYTALIPGASVYASGEPSPILADRLDKGLELYKSGKIKRFLLSGDHGTRTYDEVNGMKKYLEKKGVPDSVLFTDHAGFDTYSSMVRARDVFEVDSVIIVTQKFHLHRALYIARKKGLEAYGYSSDMRKYSSINYLKIRETFANVKAFFEVLFNVSPKFGGEKIPIRGDSSKSFD; translated from the coding sequence ATTCGTTTGCATGATAAATTATCAAAATGCCGGCTGAAAAAAATCTTCAGGTATTTGATACTTTGCCTTGTGGTGTTATTTGTGTTTGCAAATATTATAATTTACATCAGTTCGGGTAAATATATCCATAGCAAAATTGACAAAGTGCCTCAAAGTTATACAGCCCTGATACCGGGAGCCAGCGTTTATGCAAGCGGAGAACCATCGCCGATATTGGCTGACCGGCTTGACAAAGGACTGGAACTTTATAAATCAGGCAAAATAAAACGCTTTCTGCTCAGCGGCGACCATGGTACCCGAACCTATGACGAAGTGAATGGCATGAAAAAATATTTGGAAAAAAAGGGCGTTCCCGACAGTGTTTTATTTACAGACCATGCAGGGTTTGACACCTACAGTTCCATGGTTCGTGCCCGCGATGTGTTTGAAGTTGACAGTGTGATAATTGTTACTCAGAAATTTCACCTGCACCGGGCATTGTATATCGCCCGTAAAAAAGGCCTGGAAGCTTACGGTTATTCTTCCGACATGAGGAAATATTCAAGCATCAACTACCTGAAAATCCGCGAGACATTTGCAAATGTTAAGGCTTTTTTCGAAGTGCTTTTTAATGTCAGCCCGAAATTTGGAGGAGAAAAAATCCCTATCAGAGGTGACAGCAGCAAAAGTTTTGATTAG
- a CDS encoding N-6 DNA methylase, with protein sequence MDSFNTNILRKLISPWNGDKGLIKELENFSNYLGWYPSDIIEDKNKNSITTGHLFVEHGLENSAVISFIQSKYLFTKLTEIEKLNLFSVSYNNLVDLHISIDRLNACGTHNRLGENNLIHFGSNEDEINLKSSTYSELLQERRIKPIYKTLDDTIIDTISFWKRIISSELDNTVNNEQLSSFFNSIIFLRAIEDYNYNLSPGAFNKNNLNRILESQKIEKYSNLILNFLEQYKIKDIPNDLIDFNILKVFDKLNSRTLYQLFQDFYQNKYSHYEYDFSIISKHALSRLYEKYVSILEIKETEQLSFFSPIPEEKFNKNSGSYYTPQFIARFFTKYLEFNIKDIYSKNLTILEPAVGSGIFIRTFLERQIETNHKEGLDNNIFKNIIAVDKNKTACNAANLSLSLLHLVSYGELPKDKIQIVNDDSLAFFKESKYEESVDIIISNPPYIKYNSLDAITRKSLKEFLGELSFGKTDLYIAFVKIAIQTLKEGGYGCFVLPNTFLTTDSCQSIRKELFDTCSIECIVDLSDNRQRIFEEAGVYPILLIFKKSIIKSNAIISKIQDNTGQAIHHILKKDYVENDNFSVYEVDHNFFNRNKWFLLPPTELSLKNKISKNPNIKDFFDVRTGFASGHVDAFTLSKNQIPKGEESIYVPYLEDRKMNSFSPRKEVEEYFFYPFINDSKISEEELLNNYPKTYRHLKKFESDLLKRNEVKKGNIKWWMPNRPRSPKFMLVPKILTPHLIFTPKFNIDIEGKFAISRSPFLVLKKEYDNTDLLYYFTGILNSTVCLWYLISHAPKYQNGFAMLEPTYIKGLPIPSPFQEDTNKRKLVQDVLNLVKKRIISNEFESLGLEKQIDSTVAELYNLTSTEKSFLNI encoded by the coding sequence ATGGACTCTTTTAATACAAACATATTAAGAAAACTAATTTCACCTTGGAATGGAGATAAAGGCTTAATCAAAGAACTTGAAAATTTTTCAAATTATTTAGGCTGGTATCCGAGTGATATTATTGAAGATAAAAATAAAAATAGTATTACAACTGGACATTTATTTGTTGAACATGGTCTTGAAAATTCTGCGGTAATTTCATTTATACAATCAAAATATTTATTCACTAAACTGACTGAAATAGAAAAGTTAAATCTTTTTAGTGTCTCTTATAATAATCTTGTTGATTTACATATATCAATAGATCGTCTTAATGCTTGTGGAACCCATAACAGATTAGGAGAAAATAATCTTATACATTTTGGAAGTAACGAAGATGAAATAAATTTAAAAAGTAGTACTTATTCAGAGTTACTTCAGGAGAGACGAATAAAACCTATTTATAAAACTCTTGATGATACCATTATAGACACAATTTCATTTTGGAAACGAATAATTTCGTCAGAATTAGACAACACTGTTAACAATGAACAATTATCATCTTTTTTTAATTCAATTATTTTTCTCAGAGCTATTGAAGATTACAATTATAATTTATCACCAGGAGCTTTCAATAAAAATAATTTAAATAGGATTCTTGAATCTCAAAAAATTGAAAAATATTCAAATCTTATTCTTAATTTTCTTGAACAATATAAAATAAAAGATATTCCAAATGATTTGATTGATTTTAATATTTTAAAAGTATTCGATAAACTTAATTCTAGAACACTATATCAATTATTTCAAGACTTTTACCAAAATAAGTATTCCCATTATGAATATGATTTCTCAATTATTTCCAAACATGCTTTAAGCAGACTTTATGAGAAATATGTTTCAATATTGGAAATAAAAGAAACTGAACAATTAAGTTTCTTTTCTCCTATCCCTGAAGAAAAATTCAATAAAAATTCAGGGAGTTATTATACGCCACAGTTTATTGCTAGATTTTTTACTAAATATCTTGAATTCAACATTAAAGATATTTATTCGAAGAATTTAACAATTTTAGAGCCTGCGGTTGGTTCAGGAATTTTTATTAGAACTTTTCTTGAAAGACAAATTGAAACTAACCATAAAGAAGGTTTAGATAATAATATATTCAAGAATATCATTGCTGTCGATAAGAACAAAACAGCATGTAATGCTGCAAATCTTTCATTATCATTATTACATTTAGTGTCATATGGCGAATTGCCAAAAGATAAAATACAAATAGTAAATGATGATTCTCTTGCATTTTTCAAGGAGTCAAAATATGAAGAAAGTGTAGATATTATTATATCAAATCCTCCATATATTAAATACAACTCCCTAGATGCAATTACAAGAAAATCATTGAAGGAATTTCTTGGCGAGTTGAGTTTTGGTAAAACTGATCTGTACATAGCATTTGTCAAAATTGCTATACAAACACTAAAAGAAGGTGGCTATGGTTGTTTTGTCCTACCAAATACATTTCTTACAACAGATAGCTGTCAGAGTATACGCAAAGAGTTATTTGATACTTGCTCGATAGAATGTATTGTAGATCTTTCTGACAATAGACAGAGAATATTTGAAGAAGCTGGAGTTTATCCCATATTATTGATTTTTAAAAAATCAATAATAAAATCCAATGCAATTATCTCAAAGATTCAAGATAATACAGGACAAGCTATACATCATATTTTGAAAAAAGATTATGTTGAAAATGATAACTTTTCGGTTTATGAGGTAGATCATAATTTTTTTAATAGAAACAAGTGGTTCTTATTACCTCCAACAGAATTAAGTCTTAAAAACAAAATATCAAAAAATCCAAATATAAAAGATTTTTTTGATGTTAGAACAGGATTTGCCTCGGGTCATGTTGATGCATTTACACTTTCAAAAAATCAAATTCCCAAAGGTGAAGAGTCAATCTATGTTCCATACTTAGAAGACAGAAAAATGAATTCCTTTTCACCAAGGAAAGAAGTTGAAGAATATTTTTTCTACCCGTTTATAAATGACTCAAAGATTTCAGAGGAAGAACTTCTGAATAATTACCCTAAAACATATAGACATCTTAAAAAATTTGAATCTGATTTATTAAAAAGAAATGAAGTTAAAAAAGGTAATATAAAATGGTGGATGCCTAATAGACCGAGATCGCCCAAATTTATGTTAGTCCCTAAGATTTTAACGCCACATTTAATATTTACACCTAAATTCAATATTGATATTGAAGGAAAATTTGCAATCTCACGCTCTCCATTTTTAGTATTAAAAAAAGAATATGACAACACTGACCTACTATATTATTTTACAGGCATTTTAAATTCAACAGTTTGTCTATGGTATCTAATATCCCATGCTCCAAAATACCAAAATGGTTTTGCTATGCTTGAGCCAACATATATTAAAGGATTGCCAATACCTTCTCCTTTTCAGGAGGATACGAATAAAAGAAAACTTGTTCAAGATGTTTTAAACCTTGTCAAAAAGCGAATTATTAGTAATGAATTTGAGTCTTTAGGTTTAGAGAAACAAATTGATTCGACTGTAGCAGAATTATATAACTTAACTTCAACTGAAAAATCTTTTCTCAACATTTAA
- a CDS encoding pyridoxal phosphate-dependent aminotransferase, producing the protein MNYLSNRINNLSESETLAMTQKSRELAAQGFDVINLSIGEPDFNTPEFIKNSAKDAIDKNFTHYPPVPGYPELRQAICKKLKRDNNLEYIPEQIVVSTGAKHSIANVMLALVNPGDEVIVPAPYWVSYKEIVKLAEGKAVYIQGSIESNFKVSPQQIEEAITDKTKVFIFSSPCNPTGSVYTKEELRAFASIFAKHKNIFIISDEIYEYINFLGKHESIAQFPEIKDQVIVVNGVSKGYAMTGWRIGYIAAPKPIAKACSKLQGQVTSGACSIAQKASFTAIDSDPQSIPEFKLMLDAFRERRDLLLSLLKEIPGIGTNVPDGAFYVFMDVKNYFGKSNGTTTIKGSDDLSMHLLNNAHIAMVPGTAFGDPNCLRFSYATSKEKIIEAVKRLKDALEKFK; encoded by the coding sequence ATGAATTATTTATCCAACAGAATCAACAATTTATCCGAGTCGGAAACCCTTGCCATGACACAGAAAAGCCGCGAGCTCGCCGCACAGGGTTTCGATGTAATCAATCTCAGCATTGGCGAACCGGACTTCAATACGCCGGAATTTATAAAAAATTCAGCCAAAGATGCCATTGACAAAAACTTTACCCACTACCCTCCCGTACCCGGCTATCCGGAATTGCGGCAGGCAATATGCAAAAAACTAAAACGCGACAACAACCTTGAATACATCCCCGAGCAGATCGTTGTTTCCACAGGAGCCAAACATTCTATTGCCAATGTGATGCTGGCGCTGGTAAACCCCGGCGATGAAGTCATCGTGCCGGCGCCCTACTGGGTTTCCTACAAAGAAATAGTGAAACTTGCCGAAGGAAAAGCGGTTTATATCCAAGGCTCTATAGAAAGCAATTTTAAAGTCAGCCCGCAGCAAATAGAAGAAGCCATAACGGATAAAACCAAGGTGTTTATTTTCAGCAGCCCGTGCAACCCCACCGGCTCGGTTTATACCAAAGAAGAACTGCGCGCTTTTGCCTCTATATTTGCAAAGCATAAAAACATTTTTATCATCTCCGATGAAATCTATGAATATATCAATTTCCTCGGCAAGCACGAAAGCATCGCCCAGTTTCCCGAAATTAAAGACCAGGTCATCGTTGTAAACGGTGTTTCAAAAGGCTATGCCATGACGGGCTGGCGTATCGGGTACATTGCCGCTCCAAAACCCATTGCCAAGGCATGCAGCAAGCTTCAGGGGCAGGTTACTTCGGGAGCGTGCTCCATAGCGCAGAAAGCTTCTTTTACCGCTATTGACAGCGACCCGCAAAGCATACCTGAGTTCAAACTGATGCTCGATGCTTTCCGCGAAAGGCGCGACCTGCTGCTCAGCCTGCTGAAAGAAATTCCCGGCATAGGCACCAACGTACCCGACGGGGCATTTTACGTTTTTATGGACGTAAAAAATTATTTCGGAAAATCCAACGGCACAACCACCATCAAAGGCAGCGACGACCTGAGCATGCACCTTCTTAACAACGCCCATATTGCCATGGTGCCCGGCACCGCCTTCGGCGACCCAAATTGCCTGCGGTTTTCTTACGCTACTTCCAAGGAAAAAATAATTGAAGCCGTGAAGCGTTTAAAAGATGCGCTGGAAAAATTCAAATAA
- a CDS encoding bifunctional ADP-heptose synthase, which yields MLSLDRNSAAKLFHDFTGMKALVIGDVMLDSYIWGHVERISPEAPVPVVSVSKRENRLGGAANVVLNLQALGAVPILCSVTGNDSRCDDFCKLLEQHDISHAGILKNEQRSTTTKFRIIGNNYQMLRVDEETTQVLNQDESRNFFNLIERIVLAENPQVIIFEDYDKGVINHALIQWVVELAEKKKIPLVVDPKKKNFLHYKRVSLFKPNFTELCEGLKIENVQKTPESLLRICSAFQYQHDIPNMMLTLSEKGMFISSADKIGKYTGEMIPARVRNIADVSGAGDTVISIAALCTALKLPLYDTAFIANIGGGLVCEHTGVVPVNKEKLKEEVLSLM from the coding sequence ATGTTATCCCTAGACAGAAATTCTGCAGCAAAATTATTTCATGACTTTACGGGCATGAAAGCCCTGGTGATTGGAGATGTGATGCTCGATTCATACATCTGGGGCCATGTTGAACGAATTTCACCCGAAGCTCCTGTGCCTGTAGTAAGTGTCAGTAAGCGCGAAAACCGTCTGGGCGGGGCAGCCAATGTAGTGCTAAACCTGCAAGCCTTGGGGGCTGTACCCATCTTGTGTTCAGTTACAGGAAATGACTCCCGCTGTGATGATTTTTGCAAATTACTCGAACAACATGATATTTCTCATGCAGGCATACTGAAAAATGAACAGCGCAGCACAACCACAAAATTCCGTATCATTGGCAATAACTATCAGATGCTGCGAGTGGACGAAGAAACCACACAAGTGCTTAATCAGGATGAAAGCCGTAACTTCTTCAACCTGATAGAACGCATTGTTTTGGCTGAAAATCCGCAGGTTATTATTTTTGAAGATTATGACAAAGGTGTTATAAACCATGCGCTGATACAATGGGTAGTTGAACTTGCCGAGAAAAAGAAAATTCCTTTGGTAGTTGACCCTAAAAAGAAAAATTTTTTACATTATAAACGTGTGAGCCTGTTTAAACCCAATTTTACAGAGCTTTGCGAAGGATTGAAGATAGAAAACGTACAGAAAACCCCCGAAAGCCTGCTAAGGATATGTTCTGCTTTTCAGTACCAGCATGACATTCCTAACATGATGCTCACTCTATCTGAAAAAGGAATGTTCATTTCTTCTGCTGACAAAATAGGTAAATACACTGGAGAAATGATACCCGCAAGAGTTCGCAATATTGCCGATGTTTCGGGTGCCGGCGATACCGTTATCTCCATTGCAGCCTTATGCACTGCTCTAAAACTTCCTCTTTACGATACAGCTTTCATAGCGAATATCGGCGGAGGACTAGTGTGTGAACACACAGGTGTTGTTCCTGTTAACAAAGAAAAACTTAAGGAAGAAGTTTTGTCATTGATGTAA
- the ubiE gene encoding bifunctional demethylmenaquinone methyltransferase/2-methoxy-6-polyprenyl-1,4-benzoquinol methylase UbiE, which yields MNASRFKTKNDEIAGLFDSIAGHYDFLNHFLSFGIDKLWRKKIIRMISKEHPDSILDIATGTSDLAIAAATKIQGVQITGIDISEKMLGIAKEKIREKHLEDRITLQKKSAESMDFADNNFDNVMVAFGVRNFEDLNKGLQQMLRVVKPGRKIFILEFSKPQGFIKPFFNFYFRYLLPFIGKLISGNSNAYRYLHRSAISFPDRKYFTDILTQQGFTKTYCHYLSSGIATIYVGIK from the coding sequence ATGAATGCTTCCCGTTTCAAAACAAAAAATGATGAAATAGCCGGCCTTTTCGACAGCATTGCGGGGCATTACGACTTTCTGAACCATTTCCTTTCTTTCGGCATTGATAAACTTTGGAGAAAAAAAATCATCCGAATGATAAGCAAGGAACATCCTGACAGCATACTGGACATTGCTACCGGAACTTCGGACCTTGCCATAGCTGCAGCTACAAAAATCCAGGGTGTGCAAATTACAGGGATAGATATTTCGGAAAAAATGCTTGGCATTGCCAAAGAAAAAATTCGAGAAAAACACCTCGAAGACAGGATAACATTGCAAAAAAAATCTGCCGAAAGTATGGATTTTGCAGACAACAACTTCGACAATGTGATGGTTGCATTTGGGGTACGAAATTTTGAAGACCTAAACAAAGGCCTTCAACAGATGCTGCGTGTGGTAAAACCCGGAAGGAAAATTTTTATACTGGAGTTTTCAAAGCCACAGGGGTTCATAAAACCTTTTTTTAATTTTTACTTCCGATACCTGTTGCCTTTTATCGGGAAGTTAATATCAGGCAACAGCAATGCCTACCGATATCTTCACCGAAGTGCTATCAGTTTCCCTGACAGAAAATATTTCACGGATATACTCACTCAACAAGGGTTTACAAAGACATACTGCCACTATTTGAGCAGTGGGATTGCCACCATTTATGTCGGAATTAAGTAA
- a CDS encoding PorT family protein: MKTIIKYFSLITFVFLLCGGSSFAQYREHRFVENLPKFDKRRYHFGFLLGMNYMDFALKSAKDLSPYDSLTAITTKPDFGFDIGIVSSLTLTKYLSLRFVPTLSFGNRTVEYTFLHNDSITYKQSKRIESTFMFFPLYLKYQSKRIGNFRAYVIGGAKYAIDMASQAKKKNKEGEAPIKLRRSDVLIDVGTGLDFFLPYFKFGIELKMSYGLPNLLIPENTIYTNSIRRLGSKLFQLSLTFEG, translated from the coding sequence TTGAAAACGATAATAAAATATTTTTCCCTCATCACATTTGTTTTTCTTCTTTGTGGTGGTTCATCTTTTGCACAGTACCGCGAGCACAGGTTTGTTGAAAACCTGCCCAAGTTCGATAAACGCCGTTATCATTTCGGCTTTTTGCTGGGGATGAACTATATGGATTTTGCTTTGAAAAGCGCCAAAGACCTATCACCTTACGATTCGCTCACAGCAATAACCACCAAGCCAGACTTTGGTTTTGACATCGGCATCGTTTCCAGTCTGACACTCACCAAGTATCTCAGCCTGCGCTTTGTGCCCACACTTTCTTTTGGGAACCGTACCGTTGAATATACTTTCCTGCACAATGACTCCATCACATATAAACAAAGCAAACGCATCGAGTCAACTTTCATGTTTTTTCCTTTATACCTTAAATACCAGTCAAAACGCATAGGGAATTTCAGAGCTTACGTTATTGGCGGAGCCAAATACGCGATAGATATGGCATCGCAGGCAAAGAAAAAGAATAAGGAAGGCGAGGCCCCTATAAAACTCAGGCGCAGCGATGTACTTATTGATGTCGGCACCGGGCTTGATTTTTTCCTGCCCTACTTTAAATTCGGCATAGAACTTAAAATGTCTTATGGTCTACCCAACCTTCTCATCCCCGAAAACACCATCTATACCAACAGCATTCGCCGCCTCGGTTCAAAACTATTCCAGCTCTCTCTTACTTTTGAAGGATAA
- a CDS encoding PDZ domain-containing protein — translation MKRITFSILLTFVFADFALNAQNEMRLLRFPAIHANTIVFSYAGDLYSVDKKGGTARKLTSDIGYEMFARFSPDGNNIAFTAQYDGNTEIYTMPAAGGLPVRQTYTATLGRDDLSDRMGPNNIVMTWKDNQTIIFRSRMKSFNDFKGQLFSINTTDGKMEELPLPCGGFCSYAPDKTKLAYNRVFREFRTWKYYKGGMADDIWIYDFKEKTTVNITNNPAQDIFPMWHGDIIYFLSDRDRIMNLFSYNITSKETKKLTDFTEFDMKFPSLGDSSIVFENGGYIYIFDFKTQKSTKVNIQIADDLNTGRNEMKDAFKNITGYDISPDGKRLVFNGRGDVFSVPAKSGITRNLTQSSGIHDRNAAWSPDGKYIAYISDASGEDEIYIVAQDGTSEPVKLTTKSDTYKYQPIWSPDSKKLLWSDNMLRLQYVDIETKNVTQVDKATDGEFREFDWSPDSKWIAYARPDRSSEIKIYLYELASSKKHAVTDGWYDCGEPVFSSDGKYLFFASSRDFNPIYSWTEWNHAYTNMNKIYMLTLAKTTPSPFQPTDDEVKISSETKESESKENDSKTVEVKIDIDGISDRIIAFPVSAGNYWNISSAGNMVYYCRTTTSEPSAALIAFDLKEKKETNLGAYRNYILSYDKKKIVISDKGKYAVIDLPKSKIEIKDYVDLSNMKVWINLKDEWKQIFTESWRQMRDFFYDPGMHGLDWKAIYKKYEPLTVYVNHRADLTYIIGEMIGELNVGHAYTGGGEKPEPEKIKIGLLGAEIVKDNSGYYQINKILHGENWNDNTRSPLTEVGVDVKEGDFIIAVNGKSVLNSKNIYELLINTAGQQVELTVSTTASAQGARKVIVIPVEDESGLYYYNWVQNNIKKVNEATDGKVGYIHIPDMSVGGLNEFVKHFYPQLSKQALIIDDRGNGGGNVSPMIIERLNRELVYMKMSRNTRQNTAGIAQQYGPKICLIDQYSASDGDLFPYQFKELKIGKLVGQRTWGGVVGIRGSLPLIDGGYLNKPEFAHYDAEGKKWIIEGYGVDPDVLIINDPAKEYSGEDEQLNKAIELILEELKKTDTKLPPIPPFPDKTK, via the coding sequence ATGAAACGTATTACATTTTCCATTTTGCTCACTTTTGTATTTGCCGACTTTGCTTTAAATGCTCAGAATGAAATGAGGCTGCTGCGTTTTCCTGCGATACACGCCAACACCATTGTTTTCTCCTATGCCGGAGATTTATACTCGGTGGATAAAAAGGGAGGCACCGCCCGCAAACTTACCAGCGACATAGGTTACGAGATGTTTGCACGCTTTTCGCCCGATGGCAATAACATAGCCTTTACAGCCCAATACGACGGCAACACCGAAATTTATACGATGCCCGCCGCCGGCGGACTGCCCGTTAGGCAGACATATACCGCCACACTCGGCAGGGATGACCTCTCCGACCGTATGGGCCCCAACAACATTGTCATGACATGGAAAGACAATCAAACCATTATTTTCAGATCAAGAATGAAGTCTTTCAACGATTTCAAAGGACAGCTGTTCAGCATAAATACAACAGATGGAAAAATGGAAGAATTGCCCTTGCCATGCGGAGGATTTTGCTCTTATGCTCCTGACAAAACCAAATTAGCATACAATCGTGTATTCCGCGAATTCAGAACCTGGAAATATTATAAAGGCGGCATGGCCGACGATATCTGGATATACGATTTTAAAGAAAAAACCACTGTAAATATTACCAATAACCCTGCTCAAGATATTTTCCCCATGTGGCATGGCGATATTATCTATTTCCTCTCCGACCGCGACCGTATCATGAATCTTTTTAGCTATAATATTACTAGTAAAGAAACTAAAAAACTTACGGACTTTACCGAATTCGACATGAAATTCCCGTCCCTTGGCGACAGCTCTATTGTCTTTGAAAATGGAGGTTACATTTATATTTTTGACTTCAAAACACAAAAGTCAACAAAGGTAAATATTCAAATAGCCGACGACCTGAATACAGGCCGCAATGAGATGAAAGACGCCTTCAAAAACATTACCGGCTACGACATTTCCCCTGACGGTAAACGGCTTGTTTTCAACGGGCGCGGCGATGTGTTTTCTGTGCCTGCAAAAAGCGGTATCACACGTAACCTGACACAAAGTTCCGGAATTCATGACCGCAATGCCGCCTGGTCGCCCGATGGAAAATATATTGCTTACATTTCGGATGCAAGCGGGGAAGATGAAATATATATTGTTGCACAGGACGGAACATCAGAACCTGTTAAACTCACTACGAAGTCCGATACATACAAATACCAGCCTATATGGTCGCCTGACAGTAAGAAATTACTTTGGTCTGATAACATGTTAAGACTGCAATATGTTGACATAGAGACAAAAAATGTAACGCAGGTTGACAAAGCCACTGACGGAGAATTCAGGGAATTTGACTGGTCGCCCGACAGCAAATGGATTGCTTACGCCAGACCTGACAGAAGCAGTGAGATAAAAATCTACTTATACGAGCTGGCTTCTTCAAAAAAACATGCTGTTACCGATGGATGGTACGACTGCGGCGAGCCGGTTTTCAGCTCTGACGGGAAATACCTGTTTTTTGCTTCTTCACGCGACTTTAATCCTATTTACAGCTGGACGGAATGGAACCACGCATATACAAACATGAATAAAATTTATATGCTTACCCTTGCCAAAACAACGCCCTCCCCTTTTCAGCCAACTGATGATGAAGTGAAAATAAGCAGCGAAACTAAAGAAAGTGAATCCAAAGAAAATGACAGCAAAACAGTTGAAGTAAAAATTGATATTGACGGCATCTCTGACCGGATTATTGCCTTTCCCGTAAGTGCGGGCAATTACTGGAATATCAGCAGTGCCGGCAATATGGTTTATTATTGCCGCACCACAACATCCGAGCCAAGCGCAGCACTTATAGCCTTTGACCTGAAAGAAAAAAAGGAAACCAACCTGGGGGCATACAGAAATTACATCCTATCTTATGACAAAAAGAAAATAGTAATAAGCGATAAAGGAAAGTACGCAGTAATTGACCTGCCGAAATCAAAAATTGAAATAAAAGACTATGTGGACTTGTCGAACATGAAGGTATGGATAAACCTTAAGGACGAATGGAAACAGATTTTCACAGAATCATGGCGGCAGATGCGAGATTTCTTTTACGACCCCGGTATGCATGGCTTGGACTGGAAAGCCATATACAAAAAATACGAGCCCCTTACAGTTTATGTAAACCACCGTGCCGACCTTACCTATATCATTGGGGAAATGATAGGAGAACTTAATGTGGGGCATGCTTATACAGGTGGAGGTGAAAAACCCGAGCCTGAGAAAATAAAAATTGGATTACTCGGCGCTGAAATAGTAAAAGACAATTCGGGATATTACCAGATTAATAAAATATTACACGGTGAAAACTGGAACGATAATACCCGTTCGCCACTGACCGAAGTCGGAGTGGATGTGAAGGAAGGTGATTTCATTATTGCTGTTAACGGAAAATCTGTTTTAAATTCAAAAAACATTTATGAATTGCTGATCAATACTGCCGGACAACAGGTGGAACTCACGGTAAGCACTACTGCTTCGGCACAGGGTGCCCGCAAAGTTATCGTTATCCCCGTCGAAGACGAATCGGGCCTTTACTATTACAACTGGGTGCAAAACAACATAAAAAAGGTTAACGAAGCCACAGACGGCAAAGTGGGATATATCCACATCCCCGACATGAGCGTTGGAGGGCTTAACGAATTTGTAAAACATTTTTATCCCCAGCTCAGCAAACAAGCCCTGATTATTGACGACCGTGGCAACGGTGGCGGCAATGTTTCGCCTATGATCATCGAGCGCCTGAACCGCGAATTGGTGTATATGAAAATGTCGCGCAATACCAGGCAAAACACAGCAGGCATTGCTCAGCAGTATGGGCCAAAAATATGTTTGATCGACCAGTATTCTGCTTCTGATGGTGATTTATTTCCCTATCAGTTCAAGGAATTAAAGATTGGAAAATTAGTTGGGCAGCGAACCTGGGGCGGTGTGGTTGGCATACGCGGCTCTTTACCATTGATTGACGGAGGATATCTTAACAAACCTGAATTTGCCCATTACGATGCCGAAGGTAAAAAATGGATTATCGAAGGTTATGGAGTTGACCCGGATGTATTAATAATTAATGACCCTGCTAAAGAATATTCCGGTGAAGACGAACAGTTGAACAAAGCCATAGAGTTGATATTGGAAGAATTGAAAAAAACCGATACCAAACTGCCGCCAATACCGCCATTTCCGGATAAGACGAAATAA
- a CDS encoding superoxide dismutase, with the protein MNTTEKINHEFKPLPYDYDALEPYIDKMTMEIHYSRHHKAYFDNFLKAINGTALENKELIDVFAEVSKYPAAVRNNGGGYFNHELFWDIMTPGGSKMSEGFEDLLIKRFGSMEKFKEDFFNAGMTRFGSGWVWLSVDENGGLFISSTPNQDNPLMDVTEKHGIPILGMDVWEHAYYLKYQNKRADYINAFWNVLNWKAVEERYQKAIKK; encoded by the coding sequence ATGAATACAACTGAAAAAATAAATCATGAATTTAAACCTTTGCCTTATGATTACGATGCCCTGGAGCCCTATATTGATAAAATGACAATGGAGATTCATTATTCAAGGCACCACAAAGCATATTTTGATAATTTTTTAAAAGCAATAAACGGCACAGCTCTCGAGAATAAAGAGTTGATTGATGTGTTTGCTGAAGTAAGTAAGTATCCTGCAGCAGTTAGAAATAACGGAGGTGGATATTTCAATCATGAACTTTTCTGGGACATAATGACTCCGGGCGGCTCGAAAATGTCAGAAGGTTTTGAGGACCTTTTAATAAAGCGCTTTGGAAGCATGGAAAAATTTAAAGAAGATTTTTTCAATGCCGGAATGACACGTTTTGGCAGCGGCTGGGTCTGGCTTAGTGTTGATGAAAATGGCGGGCTTTTTATCAGTTCAACTCCCAATCAGGATAACCCCTTGATGGATGTGACTGAAAAACACGGTATCCCAATCCTGGGTATGGATGTATGGGAGCATGCATACTACCTGAAATATCAAAATAAGCGTGCAGATTACATCAATGCATTCTGGAATGTCTTAAACTGGAAAGCAGTTGAAGAACGCTATCAAAAAGCTATAAAAAAATGA